One stretch of Buteo buteo chromosome Z, bButBut1.hap1.1, whole genome shotgun sequence DNA includes these proteins:
- the C1QTNF3 gene encoding complement C1q tumor necrosis factor-related protein 3 isoform X1: MAEKDFISWHLLALFFLPFCLCQDEYMEVSRRSYKPVAKVLQSHHQTGHKGSRSREILKQRSQLIEWTVDNSTSTDQKVLRPEVDDVELTTSDRVQPPQTGPQNPDCSSCCRGDFGVRLYQGPPGPPGPPGMPGNHGNNGNNGATGQEGAKGEKGDKGDMGPRGERGHHGPKGEKGYPGIPPELQVAFMASMATHFSNQNSGIIFSSVETNVGNFFDVMTGRFGAPVNGVYFFTFNMMKHEDVEEVYVYLMHNGNTVFSLYSYESKGKADTSGNSAVLKLAKGDEVWLRMGNGALHGDHQRFSTFAGFLLFETK, encoded by the exons ATGGCAGAGAAGGATTTCATCAGTTGGCATCtactggctttattttttcttccattttgccTGTGTCAAGATGAATACATGGAGGTGAGCAGAAGATCTTATAAACCAGTGGCCAAAGTATTGCAAAGTCACCACCAGACTGGCCATAAAGGTTCCAGAAGCAGGGAAATATTGAAACAGCGGAGTCAACTTATAGAGTGGACTGTTGATAATAGCACTTCTACAGACCAAAAGGTCCTGAGACCAGAGGTAGATGATGTAGAACTGACTACCTCAGATAGAGTCCAG CCCCCACAAACCGGACCACAGAATCCAGACTGTAGCTCCTGCTGCCGTGGTGACTTTGGAGTTCGACTCTACCAAGGGCCCCCAGGACCTCCTGGGCCCCCTGGGATGCCAG GAAATCATGGAAACAATGGAAATAATGGAGCAACTGGCCAGGAAGGAGCCAAAGGTGAGAAAGGAGACAAAGGAGATATGGGACCGAGGGGAGAGCGTGGCCATCATGGACCCAAAGGCGAGAAGGGTTACCCTGGGATTCCCCCAGAACTACAG GTCGCATTCATGGCTTCTATGGCTACTCACTTCAGCAACCAGAACAGTGGGATCATCTTCAGCAGTGTTGAAACCAACGTTGGGAATTTTTTTGATGTCATGACTGGGAGATTTGGTGCTCCAGTTAATG GGGTGTATTTCTTCACCTTCAATATGATGAAACATGAAGATGTGGAGGAAGTGTACGTGTACCTGATGCATAATGGTAATACAGTTTTCAGCTTATATAG CTATGAATCAAAAGGGAAAGCAGACACTTCAGGAAACAGTGCAGTGCTAAAACTTGCCAAGGGAGATGAAGTTTGGCTGCGAATGGGAAACGGAGCCCTCCATGGGGACCATCAACGCTTCTCCACCTTTGCtgggtttcttctttttgaaaccaagtaa
- the C1QTNF3 gene encoding complement C1q tumor necrosis factor-related protein 3 isoform X2, protein MAEKDFISWHLLALFFLPFCLCQDEYMEPPQTGPQNPDCSSCCRGDFGVRLYQGPPGPPGPPGMPGNHGNNGNNGATGQEGAKGEKGDKGDMGPRGERGHHGPKGEKGYPGIPPELQVAFMASMATHFSNQNSGIIFSSVETNVGNFFDVMTGRFGAPVNGVYFFTFNMMKHEDVEEVYVYLMHNGNTVFSLYSYESKGKADTSGNSAVLKLAKGDEVWLRMGNGALHGDHQRFSTFAGFLLFETK, encoded by the exons ATGGCAGAGAAGGATTTCATCAGTTGGCATCtactggctttattttttcttccattttgccTGTGTCAAGATGAATACATGGAG CCCCCACAAACCGGACCACAGAATCCAGACTGTAGCTCCTGCTGCCGTGGTGACTTTGGAGTTCGACTCTACCAAGGGCCCCCAGGACCTCCTGGGCCCCCTGGGATGCCAG GAAATCATGGAAACAATGGAAATAATGGAGCAACTGGCCAGGAAGGAGCCAAAGGTGAGAAAGGAGACAAAGGAGATATGGGACCGAGGGGAGAGCGTGGCCATCATGGACCCAAAGGCGAGAAGGGTTACCCTGGGATTCCCCCAGAACTACAG GTCGCATTCATGGCTTCTATGGCTACTCACTTCAGCAACCAGAACAGTGGGATCATCTTCAGCAGTGTTGAAACCAACGTTGGGAATTTTTTTGATGTCATGACTGGGAGATTTGGTGCTCCAGTTAATG GGGTGTATTTCTTCACCTTCAATATGATGAAACATGAAGATGTGGAGGAAGTGTACGTGTACCTGATGCATAATGGTAATACAGTTTTCAGCTTATATAG CTATGAATCAAAAGGGAAAGCAGACACTTCAGGAAACAGTGCAGTGCTAAAACTTGCCAAGGGAGATGAAGTTTGGCTGCGAATGGGAAACGGAGCCCTCCATGGGGACCATCAACGCTTCTCCACCTTTGCtgggtttcttctttttgaaaccaagtaa